The Coprobacillus cateniformis DNA window GGATGAACGTTGACATCAACTAAATAAGGATCAACTTCAATATTGACAACGGCAATAGGATAACGGTTATCAGCAAGATAAGCACGATACGCACTATTAATCGCATCAATACTCATTGCATTCTTAACATATCGATGATTAACTAATGTAATAATGTTTGTCTTTGACGCTCTTGATGTGTCAATTTTACTTATATAGCCACTCATTTCAAATTCATCATTCTCTAAAGAAATAGGAATCATATTTTTAGCTGTTGATACACCAAACATACTTGCAATGACTTCTAATAAATTTCCTTTTCCATTTGTTTGAAAAATCATTTTATCATTATGATATAAAGTGATTGCAATTTTAGGATAGGCTAAAGCTATACGTTCTACATACTGATGTATAGATGCAAATTCACTATTTACAGATTTAAGGTATTTTAAACGGGCTGGAACATTTTGAAAAAGTTTTGTAACTGTCATTTGAGTCCCTCTAGGTAAATCACAAATACCTTCGTTTTTATATTTACCAAATTCATATTGAACATAAGTTCCTTCTTCACCTGTTGAAGTCCTTAAATCAAAATGACTGACTGAGGCAATTGAGGGGATGGCTTCACCACGAAAGCCAAGAGTCATAATATTAAATAAATCATGATCATCTTTAATTTTACTTGTCGCATGACGGGAAAAACAGAGTCTCGCATCTTCTCTAGCCATACCTTCTCCATTATCTACAACCTTGATTTTTTGGAGTCCGCCATCTTCAATAAATACCTCTATACGTGTTGCACCAGCATCAACACTATTTTCAACCAATTCCTTAACAACGCTAGAAGGTCTTTCAACAACCTCACCAGCCGCAATTTTGTTTGATAGAACATCATCTAATTGTCTTATTTTTGCCATAAATTCACCTCACTTATAGTAATTTCTTTAGTTCAATTAATGTACTTAAGGCATCTATTGGTGATAATGCCATAGGATCTATTCTTGATAATGTCTTTTCAACTTCACTTTCTTTTTGAACAATGACTGGCTGCTCATTCGTTTCACTAATAACGGTTTCAAGATTATTATCTTCTAGCGACTTCAAAATAATTTGCGCACGAGCAATCACTTCATCAGGCAATTTTGCTAACTGAGCAACATTAATACCATAAGAACGATGACTTCTACCAGGTTTAATCTTATATAAGAAAACAATGTGATCACCTTCAACTGAAGCACTTGCATGCACATTTTGAATCTTGAACTTTTCATCCATCATTGTTAACTCATGATAATGAGTAGAAAATAATGTGATACAGTGAATAGAAGTTGCTATATACTCAATCATTGCCTGTGCAATAGCCATCCCATCAAACGTTGCAGTTCCACGTCCTATTTCATCAAAGATAATCAGTGAATCCTGTGAAGCATAGCGAAGAGCATTGTTGGCTTCTAGCATTTCAACCATAAACGTTGACTGTCCTGAAATCAAATCATCACTTGCACCAATGCGTGTAAAGATTTGATCAAATACAGGTAAGTTAGCTTGTTCACAAGGCACAAATGAGCCAATCTGTGCCATAATAACACATAATGCAATTTGACGCATATATGTAGATTTTCCACCCATATTTGGACCAGTAATCAAAAGTATAGGTGCATCATGTTCAATATGTAAATCATTTGGGACATAGTTTTGTCTAGAAATCACTTGCTCAATGACACCATGACGTCCATTTGTGATATCTACAATATGCTGGTCATTAAACATTGGACGTACATAACCATTATGACTTGCCTTAGATGCTAATGACTGATAGACATCAACCTGCGCCACAACACTGGCTACATCTTGAATAGAATGAACATCTTTTTTTATATACTCTCTCATTTGCACAAAGATTTCATATTCAAGTGCCACCATTTTATCATGAGCACTCAAAATTTTTGCTTCCATTTCTTTTAATTCTGGTGTCACAAATCTCTCAGCATTAGAGATACTTTGTTTTCTTGTATATTCAAACTCATCTTTAATCATAGGCAAATAACTCTTTGTAACCTCAATATAATAACCAAATACTCTGTTATAGCCAATCTTTAGTCCCTTAATTCCTGTTCTTTCTCTTTCCTTTTGTTCAAATTCACTTAACCACTGTTTTCCATTCTCACGAATATATCGCAATTCATCCAACTCTTCATTATAACCATCTTTAATCAATCCACCTTCTTTAATAGTTAATGGTGGATTATCAACAATAGCCTGATCAATCAAATCAGTAATATGTGTTAAATCTAATAATTGTTCTGCTAGACTATTTGTATATTGATTATCAAGTGATAACAATTGATGTTTTAATTCAGGAATAACTTTTAATGAAGCAGCAATCCATTTTAAATCTCTTGCATTGACATTTCCAAAAGCAATTCTTCCTGCCAATTTTTCAATATCATAAATATCATTAATAATATCTTTAATCGTTTCTCTTTCAATAAAATTATCGATTAAGATTTCAATAATATCCATTCTTCTTTCAATTTTTTCCTGATTAATTAATGGTCTTTCAATCCATTGACGCAAAAGTCTTCCACCCATTGCTGACTTTGTATCATCTAATAACCACTGCAAAGTTCCATAATTCTCATTATCAGCATTCTTTATCAGTTCTAAAGATTTCTTTGTATAAGAATCCATATAAATAAAATCTTCTGTCTTTACTTCTTGAATAACTTGAATATGACCTAATTCTCTTTTTTGAGTCTCTAGCATATAATTAAGCAAGCTTGAACAAACTTTAATTTCTTTTAAATCTTTTATATTCTCAAAGATTTTCTTATAAGATTCATTAAATTTATCATTATGATATTGGGAAATAAATACCTGATCAAAATGAATATCTTCATCAACAACCAGTTCTCTTAAACCTAAAGAATCAATCTGATTCTTTAATAAATGCTCCTGTTTATCAATATTCACAACATAGAATTCTCCAGTTGAAATATCACAATAAGCCAAAGTATAATTAAAATCAAAAACACCTAAAGCCCCTATATAATGATTTCTTTTCTCATTAAGAGATCCATCCATAATCGTTCCCGGTGTTACAATCTGAACAACTCCACGCTCAACAATTCCTTTCTTCCCAGGATCTGATAATTGTTCCACAATAGCAATCTTATGACCTAAATCAATCAATCTTTGAATATAACCACTGACTGAATGAAATGGCACTCCACACATAGGAACTCTTTCTTTGGCTCCAGCATTTTTACCTGTCAAAGCAAGATCCAGTGCTTTTGAAGCAACAACAGCATCATCGAAAAACATTTCATAAAAATCACCCAATCTAAACATTACGATTGCATCTTTATTGTCTTCTTTTATTTTTAAATATTGCATCATCATTGGTGAATATTTTTGTTTCATCTTATCACTCCTCATATAACTAATACATTATAGCATAATTTGTCAAATAATGAAAAGAATTCCTCTTACAAAAGATAGGAATTCTTCTCATAAATACATATAATAATCAACTTTTAATGAAGTCAGGATTGATTTCTATATCTTCAAATTCATCCCAAACTTCATCCTCATTCTTGACTTCTACTTTGATACAAGTTTCACCGCTAATTTCTATCTGCATTTCCTTCTCAACTTCAATCGTCACATTGTAATCACTATGTGACGCAGACAAACATTTTGGCTTTTCACGGCATCTTGCTTTGACCTGATCAGTTGTCTCAAAATCCCTTGATTCTTTCTTTGTGACTTGCATATCATCAATATAAGTGACCTGATGCCTTTCCACAACCGAATCCATTTCATCATGACAGCTATACCAAACATGCACATCATAAGTCCCAACAATCTTAGGAACTCTGTTTTTAATAGCTGCTTCATAATGGTGATTTGTAATCCAACACCCAAGTATGTCATTTGGACAATCTGTCAAAGTAAAAGTATAGGTACATTTGGATAATTTTTTCCCCTTCGCCACAATTGCCTTTGTATAAATCTCTCTGATATTATTGCTCATAAATCCACCTCCATATACTATATGACAAAAAACATGATATAACACAATTTTTTATAATTATTGTATGATATCATGCTTATTTATGAAATTTATTTTTTTATTCTGGTAATTGATATTTGGCCTAAAGACTCTTTTTTAAATACTCTATCCATTAAATTTTGGCTGGCTGAATTTTAGCCCATAATTCGATATAACAGTTTTTTGAAAATGGCTGAAAATACTTCTGAACTAGCAAGGGTTCAGGAATCAGATGATGTTGTGGCAACCACCTTTCATACAAATACTGACTTGCCTTGTATAATGCAACATTGACTAGAGTCTCAAAATCTTCTGCTTCATAGCGACAAACAACATAACTTCCTTTTGGCATGATCCTTGTTTCTAGATTGAAAGGATTCTCTTTTGATTCGATTCCAACAAAATAATCAAAATAATTTGTATCTTCACAAGGAGTTAAAATATCTACACCTGCCTGATTTTGATCGATTTCAAAATCATCCCATAAGGAAGTAAGTTGATTGACTTTAGCTTCGCCTATTTGAGACACAAGCGAAATCGTACTCTTACCAATAAATTGAATATCTTCTTTACATTCATATTCATTAATTTCGATAACCATATCATCAACAATATATGGTTTCCCTTCCTCTATAAAAGAATAATTCAGAGATAAATCCGGCTGAACAAAAAAGTCCAGATGAATATTTGAATCTCGATATTCAGATGGTGTTATCGTATAAACATTTTTAAACACCTTTGTAAAATGACTATGACTTTGAAAACCACACTTGATTGCGATAGCTAAAATGCTTAAATCAGACTCCTTTAATAGTTTTGCAGCTTTGGCAAGTCTCCTCAGCTTAATATATTCAGCAATATTTTTATTTACCAAACGATTAAACAAACGCTGAAAGTAATATGGTGATAAATATACTCTATGTGCGAGTATTTCAACATTTAAATCACAAGCTAAATTGTTTTCTATATATGTAATTGTTTCTTGAATCGGTTCCCATGCAACCATTATTCACTCCTCCTTTTCTAGTTCAAGTATATCATTTACAGATTATTTTTGCTTGTCTACAAATGCTTTTCTCTAAAGAAAAAAGTATCTGTTCAAAACAAACAGACACTTTCTATATTTTATTGATTATGTGACGGAGTCGAATCTTTTAAAACAACATCATGTGCTCCACCTTCTACAATGCTTGTAGAAGAAACAAGAGTGATTTTAGCTTTTTCCTGTAATTCAGGAATAGATAATGCTCCACAGTTACACATTGTAGACTTAATTTTTGCTAATGACAAACCGACATTATCTTTTAATGATCCAGCATATGGAACATAAGAATCAACACCTTCTTCGAAAGAAAGTTTCTTATCTCCACCTAAATCATATCTTTGCCAGTTTCTTGCACGGGCACTTCCTTCACCCCAATACTCTTTCATGTATTGTCCATTGATATTCACTTTATTTGTTGGTGATTCATCAAAACGAGAGAAATATCTACCTAACATAATAAAGTCTGAACCCATTGCCAAAGCAAGAGTCATATGATAATCATGAACAATTCCACCATCACTACAGATAGGGATATAAATACCAGTTTCTTGGAAGTATTCATCTCTTGCTTTAGCGACTTCAATCGTTGCTGTTGCTTGACCTCTTCCAATTCCTTTTTGTTCACGTGTAATACAAATAGAACCTCCACCGATTCCTATCTTTATAAAATCAGCACCAGCATCTGCTAAGAATCTAAAACCTTCAGCATCTACTACATTACCAGCACCAACTTTTACAGTATCACCATAAGTTTTTCTTATCCAATCAATTGTTAATTTTTGCCATTCACTAAAACCTTCGCTTGAATCAATACATAGAACATCTGCTCCAGCTTCTATTAAAGCAGGAACACGTTCAGCAAAGTCTCTTGTATTAATACCGGCACCAACAACATATCTTTTAGAATGATCCAATAATTCATTTGGATTTGATTTTCTTGATTCATAATCTTTTCTAAAAACAAAATATTCTAATTTTTGATTTTCATCAATAATTGGTAATGCATTTAATTTGTTATCCCAAATAAGATCATTCGCTTCTTTTAAAGAGACACCACTACGAGCAGTCACTAATTTATCAAATGGTGTCATGAATTCAGATACTTTTGTATCCATATCCATACGAGATACACGATAATCTCTTCCCGTTACTATACCAACCAATTTCCCATTTGCTGTTCCATCAATTGTTACAGCCATTGTTGAATGTCCTGTTTTTTCTTTTAATGCAATGACATCCTTTAATGTTTGATCTGGAGCAATATTTGAATCACTAGGAACAAACCCTGCTTTATATGCTTTGACCTTTCTAACCATTTCTGCTTGTGACTCAACAGATTGAGAGCCATAAATAAATGAAACCCCACCTTCTCTTGCAAGTGCAACTGCCATTGTATCATTAGATACAGATTGCATAATTGCAGATACAAGAGGTATGTTTAATGAGATAGCAGGTTCTTCACCTTTTTTAAATTTTACCAAAGGTGTTTTCAAACTTACATTTTTAGGTTGACACTCTGCACTTGAGTATCCTGGAACTAATAAATATTCATTAAATGTGTGCGATGGTTCATCAAAAAAATATGCCATGTTTTCTCTCCTTTTTCCGACTTTTGTTTTGTAGTTTATTGAAAGATTATATAGATTTTTGTATCTTTAGTCAACCTTTTTCTGTAATTGTTCATTAATATCATCTTGTATTTGAGTAACAAGGTCATTGACCTCTTGCTTCAATAAAAGATAATTATAAACAATTGGATTTTCATCAAATAATTTTCTTTTGTTTTCATAACTTTCAATAAGTTTTTGACAATCAATTCCTTGATGTTTAGCATTAACAATTTGCTTTTGTATATCTTTGAGTTCTTCTTCAGTGTTTAATAAATCAGGGTTGTTATGAATAAGAGTTTCATATTTTTGAAACTCTTTAACGACTTCTTGATCCAATATCCACTGATTAAGAGCTTTCGCTTTTTCTTCTATTTCCTTATTCAATTTCTTCACCCTTTAAAGCCCATGTCTTTACTTCGGTCACTTTCACAGGAACAATTTGGCCAATATGCTCTTGATGACCTTTAAAATTAATAAGTTTCTGATGTCTCGTATATCCGGTCAACATATTATCATCTTTTTTAGATGTTCCTTCTACCAAAACCTCAACTACTTCATCTAGATATTTTTGATTTTGTTTTAATGCCTTTTCATTCACTAAATCATTCAAACGATAAAGACGTTGTTCTTTCGTATGAATATCAATATCATCTTCCATTTTAGCGGCTGGCGTACCAGCACGAGGCGAATAGATAAATGTATAAGCTAAATCATATTCACAATGTTCATACAATGTTATTGTATCTTCAAATTGTTCATCTGTTTCACCAGGGAAACCAACAATAATATCTGTTGTAATTGTACAATCAGGTATTTTGGTTTTAATTTTATCAAATAATTCTAAATATTGTTCACGGCTATAACGTCTACCCATACGTTTAAGAACTTCGCTATTTCCTGATTGAACAGGCAAATGAATTGCTGGCATAATATTATCATATTGAGCAATTGTATCAATCATATCATCTGTAAAATCCCATGGATGACTCGTTGTAAATCGAATACGCGGAATGCCCGTTTGAGCAACATCAGCTAATAATGATGCAAAATTATAACCATCATCAAAATCCTTCCCATAAGAATTTACATTTTGCCCCAACAAAGTGATTTCTTGATATCCTTGTGCCTTTAATTCATTCACTTCTTCAATAATCTCATTTTTTAAACGTGATCTTTCTTTTCCACGAGTATAAGGAACAATACAATATGTACAGAATTTATTGCAGCCATACATAATATTAACCCATGCTTTATACGGATGAGCACGATGACTAGGAAGATTTTCAATAACATCTCCTTCTTTTGACCAAACTTCTAAGACCATCTCTTTATCTAACATGGCCTGTTTTAATAATACTGGTAAACGATGAATGTTATGTGTTCCAAAAATCATATCCACCTGCTGATGCTTTTCAAGAATTTTTTGAATAACAACTTCCTCTTGTGCCATGCAACCACAAATTCCAAAAATAACATTTGGATTAGTACGTTTCACCTTCTTAAGATATCCAATTTTTCCAAAAACTTTTTCTTCCGCATTTTCTCTAATTGCACATGTATTCAATAAAACAACCTGGGCATCCTTAATCTCATCAGTTGCTTCATAGCCTAAGCTTTCTAAGATTCCTGCCAATGTCTCTCCATCACGTTCATTCGCTTGACAACCATAAGTTTGAATAAAATACTTCTGTCCTTTTCCTATCCCAATCATATCTGCTGGAACTTCATAAGCATCATCAATATGATGAATCTCATCTTTTCCTCTATGCTTTGCATCTCTTAATGATGGCCCTTTAAAATATTCACTATAGTCTTTCATTTTTTCACCACTTTCTGTCTTATTATATCAAATATTATAAAATAGAAAAGAAAAAAATAAGGACATTGTCCTTATTTTTAACCAAAGAAACCATCTGGTTGAATTGAAAAATATAATACAGCTCCCTCAGGAGTCTTTTTGAAAAGTCCTTTGCAATAAGCAGAAGCTTCATCAGGTGATAATTCTGTTTCACATTCGATTTCAGCTTTAATTCCAGTTTTCTTTACAAATCTACATTTTACTTTCTCATCTTCATATCCATCGAAAAAGTCGATTAATTTTTGAGTTTGAGCTGTTTGCATTAATAATTTACATTTAGCCATAATATTTCCTCCTTGTATTTCTCGATATATAT harbors:
- the mutS gene encoding DNA mismatch repair protein MutS, whose amino-acid sequence is MKQKYSPMMMQYLKIKEDNKDAIVMFRLGDFYEMFFDDAVVASKALDLALTGKNAGAKERVPMCGVPFHSVSGYIQRLIDLGHKIAIVEQLSDPGKKGIVERGVVQIVTPGTIMDGSLNEKRNHYIGALGVFDFNYTLAYCDISTGEFYVVNIDKQEHLLKNQIDSLGLRELVVDEDIHFDQVFISQYHNDKFNESYKKIFENIKDLKEIKVCSSLLNYMLETQKRELGHIQVIQEVKTEDFIYMDSYTKKSLELIKNADNENYGTLQWLLDDTKSAMGGRLLRQWIERPLINQEKIERRMDIIEILIDNFIERETIKDIINDIYDIEKLAGRIAFGNVNARDLKWIAASLKVIPELKHQLLSLDNQYTNSLAEQLLDLTHITDLIDQAIVDNPPLTIKEGGLIKDGYNEELDELRYIRENGKQWLSEFEQKERERTGIKGLKIGYNRVFGYYIEVTKSYLPMIKDEFEYTRKQSISNAERFVTPELKEMEAKILSAHDKMVALEYEIFVQMREYIKKDVHSIQDVASVVAQVDVYQSLASKASHNGYVRPMFNDQHIVDITNGRHGVIEQVISRQNYVPNDLHIEHDAPILLITGPNMGGKSTYMRQIALCVIMAQIGSFVPCEQANLPVFDQIFTRIGASDDLISGQSTFMVEMLEANNALRYASQDSLIIFDEIGRGTATFDGMAIAQAMIEYIATSIHCITLFSTHYHELTMMDEKFKIQNVHASASVEGDHIVFLYKIKPGRSHRSYGINVAQLAKLPDEVIARAQIILKSLEDNNLETVISETNEQPVIVQKESEVEKTLSRIDPMALSPIDALSTLIELKKLL
- the miaB gene encoding tRNA (N6-isopentenyl adenosine(37)-C2)-methylthiotransferase MiaB, giving the protein MKDYSEYFKGPSLRDAKHRGKDEIHHIDDAYEVPADMIGIGKGQKYFIQTYGCQANERDGETLAGILESLGYEATDEIKDAQVVLLNTCAIRENAEEKVFGKIGYLKKVKRTNPNVIFGICGCMAQEEVVIQKILEKHQQVDMIFGTHNIHRLPVLLKQAMLDKEMVLEVWSKEGDVIENLPSHRAHPYKAWVNIMYGCNKFCTYCIVPYTRGKERSRLKNEIIEEVNELKAQGYQEITLLGQNVNSYGKDFDDGYNFASLLADVAQTGIPRIRFTTSHPWDFTDDMIDTIAQYDNIMPAIHLPVQSGNSEVLKRMGRRYSREQYLELFDKIKTKIPDCTITTDIIVGFPGETDEQFEDTITLYEHCEYDLAYTFIYSPRAGTPAAKMEDDIDIHTKEQRLYRLNDLVNEKALKQNQKYLDEVVEVLVEGTSKKDDNMLTGYTRHQKLINFKGHQEHIGQIVPVKVTEVKTWALKGEEIE
- a CDS encoding AraC family transcriptional regulator; this translates as MVAWEPIQETITYIENNLACDLNVEILAHRVYLSPYYFQRLFNRLVNKNIAEYIKLRRLAKAAKLLKESDLSILAIAIKCGFQSHSHFTKVFKNVYTITPSEYRDSNIHLDFFVQPDLSLNYSFIEEGKPYIVDDMVIEINEYECKEDIQFIGKSTISLVSQIGEAKVNQLTSLWDDFEIDQNQAGVDILTPCEDTNYFDYFVGIESKENPFNLETRIMPKGSYVVCRYEAEDFETLVNVALYKASQYLYERWLPQHHLIPEPLLVQKYFQPFSKNCYIELWAKIQPAKI
- the cotE gene encoding outer spore coat protein CotE, producing the protein MSNNIREIYTKAIVAKGKKLSKCTYTFTLTDCPNDILGCWITNHHYEAAIKNRVPKIVGTYDVHVWYSCHDEMDSVVERHQVTYIDDMQVTKKESRDFETTDQVKARCREKPKCLSASHSDYNVTIEVEKEMQIEISGETCIKVEVKNEDEVWDEFEDIEINPDFIKS
- a CDS encoding YlbF family regulator, translated to MKKLNKEIEEKAKALNQWILDQEVVKEFQKYETLIHNNPDLLNTEEELKDIQKQIVNAKHQGIDCQKLIESYENKRKLFDENPIVYNYLLLKQEVNDLVTQIQDDINEQLQKKVD
- a CDS encoding IMP dehydrogenase, which codes for MAYFFDEPSHTFNEYLLVPGYSSAECQPKNVSLKTPLVKFKKGEEPAISLNIPLVSAIMQSVSNDTMAVALAREGGVSFIYGSQSVESQAEMVRKVKAYKAGFVPSDSNIAPDQTLKDVIALKEKTGHSTMAVTIDGTANGKLVGIVTGRDYRVSRMDMDTKVSEFMTPFDKLVTARSGVSLKEANDLIWDNKLNALPIIDENQKLEYFVFRKDYESRKSNPNELLDHSKRYVVGAGINTRDFAERVPALIEAGADVLCIDSSEGFSEWQKLTIDWIRKTYGDTVKVGAGNVVDAEGFRFLADAGADFIKIGIGGGSICITREQKGIGRGQATATIEVAKARDEYFQETGIYIPICSDGGIVHDYHMTLALAMGSDFIMLGRYFSRFDESPTNKVNINGQYMKEYWGEGSARARNWQRYDLGGDKKLSFEEGVDSYVPYAGSLKDNVGLSLAKIKSTMCNCGALSIPELQEKAKITLVSSTSIVEGGAHDVVLKDSTPSHNQ